A single Methanolobus sp. ZRKC5 DNA region contains:
- a CDS encoding nucleoside deaminase, whose protein sequence is MDDFMQAAIEEAKSGLKEGGIPIGSVLVRDGDIIGKGHNRRVQHNDPLAHAEIDCIRSAGRIGKYDDTIIYSTLMPCYLCAGAIVQFGIKKVIAGESDTFEGASDFMKEHGVEVIDLDIAECKEIMKEFIREKPDIWYEDIGK, encoded by the coding sequence ATGGACGATTTTATGCAAGCTGCTATAGAAGAGGCAAAAAGCGGACTAAAAGAAGGAGGAATCCCCATTGGGTCTGTTCTTGTCAGAGATGGAGATATCATCGGCAAAGGACACAATAGAAGAGTCCAACATAATGACCCTCTGGCTCATGCTGAGATAGACTGCATCCGTAGTGCAGGAAGAATAGGGAAATACGACGATACAATTATTTATTCAACACTAATGCCATGTTACCTTTGTGCAGGAGCAATAGTACAATTTGGAATTAAGAAAGTCATTGCAGGTGAATCGGATACTTTTGAAGGAGCTTCCGACTTTATGAAAGAGCACGGTGTCGAAGTTATCGATCTTGACATAGCAGAATGTAAGGAAATTATGAAAGAATTCATTCGTGAAAAGCCGGACATCTGGTATGAGGATATTGGAAAATAA